Part of the Drosophila nasuta strain 15112-1781.00 unplaced genomic scaffold, ASM2355853v1 ctg23_pilon, whole genome shotgun sequence genome, GCATGGAACTCATGGCTGCTGTTTTGGGACTGAGGTTGGCCAGATGTATCGAGTCTGAAATGTCAGTACACGTTGACAAGAAAGTGTTCTGGACAGACTCTAGAGACGTTCTATTCTGGATACGTTCGGATGTTCGTAAGTTTCACCAATTTGTTGCACTCCGCATTGGCGAAATCTTAGAAGGATCAGATGTGAGTAACTGGAGAAGGATCCCGTCAGCGCAAAATGTGGCCGACGATGGTACCAAATGGACAAGAACGCCTGTCATTAACGAAGCGAATAGGTGGTTCAGAGGGCCTCAATTTCTATATTCGGATGACTCTCAGTGGCCGCAAATGAACATTGATGCGAGCCAACATAGCCATACTATTCTGCAACACGTCGAAGAGCAATTGGAAGCCATGTCACCTTTGAGCTGTATCTCACCAGACCCAGAAAGATTCAGCAAACTGAGAGATTGAGAGCCGCACAGTTGCGAGTATTGATTTCTTGCGATCTATTGTCAAGAAGAGCATGAGATCGGaattaaaaagttattattaCTTGAGCGGCCAATCGAGATGGATATCATTCTAATACGAGTGTGCCAGGAAACCGAGTATTTCAGCGAGATGAAATGCTTGAAAACGGGAAGTAGTATTATGGATCGGAAGAGCAAGCTATTCAAATGCTCTCCGTACTTGGACGAAGTGAGCATACTGCGCGTCAAGGGAAGAATCGACCTAATAGAAGGAGTCGAAGTAAACCTAAAGCGACCCATAATCCTACCAAGAAGACATCGATTTACATTACTGCTGGTTGAGTCGTATCATCGCCGGTACCATCATCTGTACGACGAGATCGTGGTCAATGAACTACGGCAAAAGTTCCTGATATTTAGTCTGAGAGCCTTGGTGAGAGAGGTTTCTCAAACTTGTCCAGCATGCCGGATGAGGCGCGCGCGTCCTTGGCCTCCAGAAATGGGAAGTCTACCGCGTGAGCGTTTGGCGCACCACATGGCGCCGTTCACCTATACAGGAGTGGATTACTTTGGGCCCATTGACGTCATCGTTGGACGACGGCACGAGAAGCGCTTGGGTGTTCTGTTCACATGCCTCACAATTCGTGCCGTACACCTGGATATTGCAACGTCATTGTCAACCGActcttttctttgtattctaAAGGCATTTATAGCGAGACGTGGTTGCCCGCGACGAATGATGTCCGATAATGGGACTAACTTCCGAGGTGCGAGTAGAGTGTTAAAAGATGAAGTGGAGCGTATATCGACCAGGGATGTGGAGACCAAATACCCAGAAATGGAGTTCATGTTCATTCCGCCAGGCTCACCGCACATGGGCGGTGCATGGGAAAGATTGGTACGCTCAACAAAGTCCATTCTAACGGAAATCTTGCCGCCTGGTGGATTGCGAGAAGAAGTGCTTCGTGCTGCGTTGGCTGATGTGGAGGGTATTCTCAACTCACGCCCACTCACATATGTACCACTGGAATCGGCAGACTCAGAAGCGCTTACACCGAACCATTTCCTCTTGGGCCACTCTAGTGGAATTCGTGAGCGAGACAGCGAAATTCAAAACGGTGACAAGCTTGCCAAAGGATTCAGAATTTCGAGCCAGCTAGCCGATCAGTTCTGGAAAAGATGGATTCGAGAATATCTGCCAACGCTTACGCGCCGTACCAAATGGTTCCAACCGCCGCCAGATTCGATCGCCGTGAATGacattgttgttatcgcaGATGAGAATGGCAAACGAAGCAGCTGGCCCAAAGGAGTTGTGGTAGATGTTCACCGATCGAGAGACGGTCAGGTACGGAGTGCCGTAGTGCGCACTCCAGAAGGTATTGTGACTCGCCCCGCCGTAAAGCTAGCcaaattagatttgaaaatTGGTAATACACAACGCGAATGCTAGTGAATTACGGGGTGGGGAATGTTggcgggcgaactaaattttctactggggcattgccagcgcatttcctactgggcatttgtaatcggtgattctcttttgtgcattggaatttcaccgttacgttcgctagaagtagcaatgcagctgcaaatttcggcagcgAGATCtactttgaatttgtatttgagcccaagcagaggcaaataattgttaacaattaaatagggatttgaaggtgtgcgcagagcacgaatgtaagtaaaaagATGAAGTTATAATGAAATGTacgaaatataatgaaaataataaagatttcagcaaatattgatccactacaagttgttgttttcgagtagtggattgctcgaagtacgagcaacggcacaccaaccaaggcacggatccggtgccaacacgcataacaaatatttaccctaatctggaaaacggcacttggtttatttacggcagttggcaaattcctgtAGTGGACAACcagctacaagtggacggcaaggtgcatatttgtaaaaacaagtaaagaaagctacagtcgagtgtactcgactgtgagatacccgctacccattttgaataaaagaaatatattttgcggtattttctcaaaatataccaaatatactgcaaaatactaaaaatataccgaatggtatatttggtatatcgacatagtaccgtattcaaaatataccatagacagcacaatataccagattgtcagccaaagcaactaagacccctagt contains:
- the LOC132797814 gene encoding uncharacterized protein LOC132797814, which encodes MMSDNGTNFRGASRVLKDEVERISTRDVETKYPEMEFMFIPPGSPHMGGAWERLVRSTKSILTEILPPGGLREEVLRAALADVEGILNSRPLTYVPLESADSEALTPNHFLLGHSSGIRERDSEIQNGDKLAKGFRISSQLADQFWKRWIREYLPTLTRRTKWFQPPPDSIAVNDIVVIADENGKRSSWPKGVVVDVHRSRDGQVRSAVVRTPEGIVTRPAVKLAKLDLKIGNTQREC